A single Ignavibacteriales bacterium DNA region contains:
- a CDS encoding glycoside hydrolase family 3 C-terminal domain-containing protein, translating into MKKLLNLIFVFYISLPAQTIEQRIDSLLGQMTLAEKILQLHKEGGMNTQDNLRLGIPGFVMADGPHGVRDGLATSFPVGIAMAATWDTELAFRVGEAMGKEFRGKGKHQMLGPAMDMTRDPRNGRTPESGGEDPYLNAMINSYVTQGVQSTPALATIKHYNGKHKQNNRTNNNYIFTQRLLMEHYGLNFRKSVQDGGALSVMSAYNLINGDQAAESYNLLTYILRRQWGFPFYVVSDWGGIKNSRKAMLAGNDVCMGSDHYQNDLLALVNSGQLSVAAIDAAVRNVLRTKILSGMIDFLPSGNPNDVNSTAHQQLNLEAGMKSLVLLKNKNNILPINKDTIQSVAVIGPNANVMRTDGTGSSWVEPYYSISPRKGIENILGASKVLFAEGCTIAGTFSPDYSDALQKAAQAQVVFFFGGLDPSQEGEGADRANGSIELPGQQRQMINALAAVNPNVVVILVSGGITAAEAYIENVKGLMQAFYPGQEGGNAIAKVLFGEYNPSGKLPVTIPKNDAQLGALITDFDFRNDYGCGYRWFDRMEYVPRFAFGFGLSYSSFSFSDFTILTPSVEAGKRITAQITVSNLSNRGGTETVQLYLSRPVSSVYRDIKSLIAFKKVYVPAGGSETVTFEIQPEDLYYFEEAAGVYAIEPGEYILRAGNASDNLPLQGSFTLTQAELKPDLQIANIYSIPRYPHPGQKVQFAATIVNRGSGASLAGTVHRVDFSVNGVPVSRSLSFSASIPAGGMILFNGDTPEGSSFLWEAGAPGEFTVEAKVNQDGAVNEIYTDNNSKQKTFKVYPQPTQNFALRKTVYVSSVEAPGLEGYRAVDGSYGSRWSSAFSDPQYIIVSFGEAVSFNLVRLTWEAAYGKEYYVQASTDSVNWTTLRYTNNGTGGTEDIAVSATAKYLRLLLIRRATEWGYSLYEIEVFNVTDADEGYNNNGNSSDDFGLHQNYPNPFNPSTRISFTLPEAGNISLRIYDSLGRETATLAEGEYQQGTHSVSFDAAGLASGLYLCRLSGPGGVGSVIKMLLVR; encoded by the coding sequence ATGAAAAAACTTCTAAACCTCATATTTGTTTTTTATATATCACTTCCGGCCCAGACCATAGAGCAGCGCATTGACTCACTGCTCGGGCAGATGACTCTTGCCGAAAAAATCCTGCAGCTCCATAAGGAAGGAGGAATGAACACGCAGGACAATCTCCGGCTGGGAATTCCCGGCTTTGTTATGGCAGACGGTCCTCACGGAGTTCGTGACGGGCTGGCAACTTCTTTTCCTGTGGGGATTGCAATGGCTGCAACATGGGATACAGAACTTGCCTTCCGTGTCGGGGAGGCAATGGGGAAGGAGTTCCGCGGTAAAGGAAAACATCAGATGCTTGGGCCGGCAATGGACATGACACGAGACCCCCGCAACGGAAGAACTCCTGAAAGCGGCGGGGAAGATCCGTATCTCAACGCGATGATTAACAGCTATGTTACACAGGGGGTGCAGTCAACCCCGGCTCTTGCAACCATAAAACATTATAACGGAAAACATAAACAAAACAACCGCACAAACAACAATTATATATTCACGCAGCGTTTGCTGATGGAGCACTATGGACTGAACTTCAGAAAGAGTGTTCAGGATGGCGGGGCTTTATCCGTAATGAGTGCGTATAATCTTATAAACGGAGACCAGGCCGCTGAAAGTTATAATCTGCTGACGTATATACTGCGCCGGCAGTGGGGTTTTCCTTTTTATGTGGTCTCTGACTGGGGAGGCATTAAAAACTCCCGCAAGGCTATGCTTGCAGGCAATGATGTCTGCATGGGTTCTGATCATTACCAGAATGACCTGCTTGCGCTGGTGAACTCCGGGCAGCTTTCAGTAGCGGCAATTGATGCAGCGGTAAGAAATGTATTGCGGACAAAAATTCTTTCAGGGATGATAGACTTTCTCCCCTCAGGGAATCCTAATGATGTGAACAGCACCGCGCATCAGCAGTTAAATCTTGAAGCGGGGATGAAATCGCTTGTTCTGTTAAAAAATAAAAACAATATCCTGCCAATTAATAAAGATACTATTCAGAGCGTTGCAGTAATCGGACCAAATGCAAATGTGATGCGCACGGACGGAACCGGCAGCAGTTGGGTTGAACCATATTACAGTATATCTCCCCGTAAAGGAATAGAAAACATACTTGGCGCATCAAAAGTTTTATTCGCTGAGGGCTGCACCATAGCGGGAACTTTCTCACCGGACTACAGTGATGCACTGCAGAAGGCAGCTCAGGCGCAGGTAGTGTTTTTCTTCGGCGGGCTTGACCCATCGCAGGAAGGGGAAGGAGCGGATCGTGCAAACGGTTCCATCGAACTGCCCGGCCAGCAGAGACAGATGATTAACGCACTTGCAGCGGTGAATCCGAATGTGGTAGTCATCCTTGTAAGCGGAGGAATAACTGCGGCGGAGGCATATATAGAGAATGTGAAGGGACTGATGCAGGCCTTTTATCCCGGTCAGGAGGGGGGCAATGCAATTGCAAAAGTTTTGTTTGGTGAATATAATCCGTCAGGAAAGCTGCCCGTGACCATTCCGAAAAATGACGCACAGTTAGGCGCACTGATAACCGATTTTGATTTCAGAAATGATTACGGATGCGGTTACCGCTGGTTTGACAGGATGGAATATGTACCACGCTTTGCCTTTGGTTTCGGGCTGAGTTATTCATCCTTTTCCTTTTCTGATTTCACCATACTGACTCCTTCTGTTGAAGCTGGCAAAAGAATTACGGCACAAATCACCGTATCTAATCTGAGCAACAGAGGGGGAACGGAAACCGTGCAGCTCTATCTGAGCAGACCGGTGAGCTCCGTTTACCGTGATATAAAATCACTCATTGCGTTTAAGAAAGTGTATGTGCCTGCAGGAGGAAGCGAGACGGTCACATTTGAAATTCAGCCGGAAGACCTATATTACTTTGAAGAAGCTGCCGGTGTCTATGCCATTGAACCGGGGGAGTATATACTGCGTGCGGGCAATGCATCAGATAATCTCCCTCTTCAGGGTTCGTTTACGCTTACTCAGGCAGAGCTGAAGCCGGATTTACAGATAGCAAACATCTACAGCATACCGCGCTACCCGCATCCGGGGCAGAAGGTGCAGTTTGCTGCAACTATTGTAAACCGGGGTAGCGGCGCTTCACTGGCGGGAACGGTTCACCGTGTTGATTTCAGCGTTAACGGAGTTCCGGTAAGCAGATCGCTCAGCTTTAGCGCAAGCATACCAGCCGGGGGAATGATTCTTTTTAACGGAGACACGCCTGAGGGAAGCAGTTTTCTTTGGGAAGCAGGAGCGCCCGGTGAATTTACCGTTGAGGCAAAAGTAAATCAGGATGGCGCGGTAAATGAAATATATACCGATAACAACAGTAAACAGAAAACTTTTAAGGTATATCCGCAGCCCACTCAGAATTTTGCGTTACGGAAAACCGTGTATGTTTCATCAGTTGAAGCACCGGGGCTCGAGGGTTACCGCGCGGTTGACGGCAGCTATGGTTCCAGATGGTCTTCTGCATTTTCTGATCCGCAGTATATAATCGTCAGTTTCGGCGAGGCGGTAAGTTTCAATCTTGTCCGTCTCACCTGGGAAGCCGCATACGGAAAAGAGTATTATGTGCAGGCAAGCACTGATTCAGTTAACTGGACAACGCTCCGCTACACAAACAACGGCACCGGAGGAACAGAAGATATTGCGGTTAGTGCAACCGCAAAATATCTGCGGCTGCTTTTGATTAGGCGGGCAACTGAGTGGGGCTACTCCCTTTATGAAATTGAAGTGTTTAATGTAACTGATGCTGATGAGGGGTATAACAATAACGGAAACTCATCTGATGATTTTGGGCTGCATCAGAACTATCCGAATCCGTTTAACCCCTCAACGCGGATTAGCTTTACCTTACCGGAAGCCGGGAATATCTCACTCAGAATATATGATTCATTAGGACGCGAAACTGCAACCCTTGCCGAAGGGGAGTACCAGCAGGGCACGCACTCAGTGTCGTTTGATGCCGCAGGACTGGCTTCCGGGCTTTACCTCTGCCGGCTTAGCGGTCCAGGAGGCGTTGGGTCAGTAATTAAAATGCTGCTGGTGAGGTAG
- a CDS encoding DUF4623 domain-containing protein: protein MKKVTVLLALFLLTIPMLAQVEKVWTRSVGDTTLPSWFSPSGNTERGFAYGYVNNNHRVYVVARNGGPSVRILDGLTGADVGTLDISTVAGGTFPINDFGVSDDGKMYATNLVVSAAEVFKIYHWASESAAPTVAFESNFGGVDAKRLGDNFTLSGKASDNTLRLWAVNAPANKVHIFKTTNNGVNFVEDFVIQLPAASFGGAPSVYPIEEDSLIIINSSGKNVQAYTWSGQFYAAIPGGQISTGTTTTIIAPIGKRGGGIYAFQFTTVAAPGSNNVRIVDTDGEGPNYFKTYAITPSLGGNANPNGTGDVDFFYDEQSGTVYMYALATNNGLGLYKITTPMIVNGRFHEDYWDLAHSQNENQGFGPNINVRRVNHRVEGGKLYLSIEGKLDRTNSNGIALFIGLSNLQGQGTPANTSLGGVTNGGHLFGATANPNFKLGFETHYAFVINPGGNDSTVYIDAAKYTPNQKLGTYIGSAGVLGGARQGPGAGSFFTENSITFAYDSAWGHRRGWEMAIPLSELGNPGYNDNIVVFAVVVSSTAYFSDVTVPGNVTGGNPGFDINWITQPGGPYYSMPQGLPVELSSFTASASGSTVVLEWTTASELNNRGFEIERSSDGSTWANVGFVPGKGNTAELTSYRFSEEVASGSYIYRLKQLDFDGTFSYSGNVSVNVNVTAPVSFAVEQNFPNPFNPETEIRYALPISGMVTLTVYNALGQEVSRLVNGMQESGYHSVRFSGNTLASGLYIYRLTFRGQDGTTNVVEKKMTMVK from the coding sequence ATGAAAAAAGTTACGGTTCTTCTCGCTCTCTTCCTTCTCACTATTCCCATGCTCGCTCAGGTCGAAAAAGTCTGGACCCGGTCGGTAGGTGACACAACGCTCCCCTCCTGGTTTAGCCCGTCCGGAAATACCGAACGCGGATTTGCTTACGGTTATGTAAACAACAACCACCGGGTTTACGTTGTTGCACGAAATGGCGGCCCTTCAGTTCGCATCCTTGACGGTCTGACCGGCGCCGATGTTGGCACTCTCGATATCAGCACCGTTGCAGGAGGTACATTTCCCATTAACGATTTCGGCGTAAGTGATGACGGAAAAATGTACGCTACCAATCTGGTAGTATCCGCTGCCGAAGTATTCAAAATTTACCACTGGGCATCTGAATCCGCCGCACCGACCGTTGCATTTGAAAGCAATTTTGGCGGTGTTGATGCAAAAAGACTGGGTGATAACTTCACCCTGAGCGGCAAAGCATCGGACAACACACTGCGCCTTTGGGCGGTTAATGCTCCGGCTAACAAAGTTCATATCTTCAAGACCACCAATAACGGGGTGAATTTTGTTGAGGATTTTGTCATTCAGCTTCCTGCTGCAAGCTTTGGCGGGGCCCCCTCAGTATATCCTATTGAAGAAGATTCACTGATTATCATCAACAGTTCCGGTAAGAATGTTCAGGCATATACCTGGAGCGGACAGTTTTATGCTGCTATACCAGGAGGACAGATCAGCACGGGTACCACCACAACAATTATTGCGCCGATCGGCAAAAGAGGCGGCGGTATCTATGCCTTCCAGTTCACCACCGTTGCGGCTCCCGGATCCAACAATGTGCGTATTGTGGATACCGATGGTGAAGGCCCGAATTATTTCAAAACATACGCCATCACTCCTTCACTGGGCGGCAATGCCAATCCGAACGGAACCGGAGATGTTGATTTCTTCTATGACGAGCAGTCAGGTACTGTATATATGTATGCTCTCGCAACCAATAACGGTCTCGGTCTTTATAAAATAACCACACCTATGATTGTTAACGGACGGTTCCACGAAGACTACTGGGATCTTGCCCATTCACAGAACGAAAATCAGGGCTTCGGTCCCAATATCAATGTTAGAAGAGTTAATCACCGTGTTGAAGGCGGAAAACTCTATCTGAGCATTGAGGGCAAGTTAGACCGCACAAACAGCAATGGTATTGCACTCTTCATTGGTCTATCAAATCTGCAAGGACAGGGCACTCCGGCTAATACTTCATTGGGAGGTGTTACCAACGGCGGGCATCTGTTTGGCGCAACAGCCAACCCGAACTTCAAACTTGGCTTTGAAACACATTACGCATTCGTCATTAATCCGGGTGGTAATGATTCCACGGTATATATAGATGCAGCTAAATACACACCGAACCAGAAACTTGGCACCTATATCGGTTCCGCCGGTGTCCTCGGCGGCGCACGCCAGGGTCCGGGTGCAGGTTCATTCTTCACGGAAAACTCCATCACCTTCGCTTATGACAGCGCCTGGGGCCACAGAAGAGGATGGGAAATGGCAATTCCTCTTTCAGAACTCGGCAACCCCGGATATAATGATAATATCGTTGTCTTTGCAGTGGTTGTTTCATCAACTGCGTACTTCAGCGATGTAACAGTGCCGGGTAATGTTACCGGCGGAAATCCCGGATTTGACATCAACTGGATTACCCAGCCGGGCGGACCATACTACAGCATGCCTCAGGGACTCCCTGTTGAACTCAGTTCATTCACCGCATCAGCATCAGGTTCAACAGTTGTGCTCGAATGGACAACCGCTTCAGAACTGAATAACCGCGGCTTCGAAATTGAACGCAGCTCTGACGGCAGCACATGGGCAAATGTCGGTTTTGTTCCTGGCAAAGGAAACACCGCAGAACTTACCAGCTACCGCTTCTCTGAAGAGGTTGCTTCGGGTTCATATATATATCGCCTGAAACAGCTTGACTTTGACGGAACCTTCAGTTACAGCGGCAATGTTAGCGTGAATGTGAATGTTACCGCTCCGGTCAGTTTTGCGGTTGAGCAGAACTTCCCGAATCCGTTCAATCCGGAAACCGAAATTCGCTACGCACTTCCAATCAGCGGTATGGTTACTCTTACCGTATATAACGCACTCGGTCAGGAAGTAAGCCGTCTGGTTAACGGCATGCAGGAATCCGGCTATCACTCAGTCAGATTCTCCGGCAATACCCTTGCAAGCGGACTGTATATCTACCGCCTCACCTTCCGCGGTCAGGACGGCACCACAAATGTTGTTGAAAAGAAAATGACGATGGTTAAGTAA
- a CDS encoding leucyl/phenylalanyl-tRNA--protein transferase — MTKKEEDLTEYFLQPEMMLRLYRSGAFPMAESKESTKVEWYMPEIRAVIPLDNFNIPRSFKKFLRESSFTVHFDRDFPAVVEGCASREETWISSRLTEAYMRLHRRGYIHTVEVYDQEDKIAGGLYGIAIGGVFFGESMFSYKPQSSKTALYHLMIRLREKGFAMLDVQIMNEHLRMFGAVEIPDYQYKEMLAMGLEKKCRF; from the coding sequence ATGACTAAAAAAGAAGAAGACCTGACGGAGTATTTTCTTCAGCCGGAGATGATGCTCCGGCTTTACCGATCAGGCGCGTTCCCGATGGCGGAGTCGAAGGAAAGCACAAAAGTTGAATGGTATATGCCAGAGATCAGGGCGGTAATTCCGCTGGATAACTTTAATATCCCCCGCTCTTTTAAGAAATTCCTGAGAGAAAGCTCCTTCACGGTTCACTTTGACCGGGATTTTCCCGCGGTGGTAGAAGGATGCGCTTCACGGGAAGAAACCTGGATTTCTTCCCGGCTTACTGAGGCATATATGCGTCTTCACCGGAGAGGATATATACACACCGTAGAGGTATATGATCAGGAAGATAAAATTGCGGGGGGGCTTTACGGGATTGCAATAGGAGGAGTGTTTTTTGGCGAGTCCATGTTCTCTTATAAACCGCAGTCCTCCAAAACCGCGCTGTATCATTTAATGATCCGGCTGCGTGAAAAAGGATTTGCCATGCTGGATGTGCAGATTATGAATGAACATCTGCGGATGTTCGGAGCGGTTGAAATTCCTGATTATCAGTATAAAGAAATGCTTGCAATGGGGCTGGAGAAGAAATGCAGGTTTTAA
- a CDS encoding DUF2721 domain-containing protein: MLAPAVMISACGLLLLGMNNKYSIVVNRIRLLNEEKRKFFKKAGDTAFNYDEEIRLNSIDTQLSRLSERVGIVRNAVLCYSLAVALFVLTSFFIGAGFLLSFGGIDVFVVTAFTLGMLMVLLGVSFAFLETKKGYDIVQYEIKTHD, encoded by the coding sequence ATGCTTGCGCCGGCAGTGATGATTTCGGCCTGCGGATTGCTGCTGCTCGGGATGAATAATAAATACTCAATCGTGGTGAACCGTATCCGGCTGCTGAATGAGGAAAAGCGGAAATTCTTTAAGAAAGCGGGTGATACCGCGTTCAACTATGATGAGGAAATCCGCCTGAATAGCATTGATACACAGCTTTCCCGGCTCTCTGAAAGGGTGGGTATTGTAAGGAATGCTGTTCTGTGTTATTCGCTGGCCGTGGCGCTGTTTGTTCTCACTTCATTTTTCATTGGTGCGGGTTTTCTCTTATCCTTTGGCGGCATTGATGTTTTTGTGGTAACCGCATTCACGCTGGGCATGCTTATGGTGCTGCTCGGGGTCAGTTTTGCGTTCCTGGAAACAAAGAAGGGATACGATATTGTGCAGTACGAAATAAAGACACATGACTAA
- a CDS encoding isoaspartyl peptidase/L-asparaginase, which produces MKYPVLFILSLLIIAATFFLTPDQKKDPAPYAIVIHGGAGSAKPDMTNEEKQAHISGLDKALSAGYQMLGEGKDAVSVVEAVIRILEDDSLFNAGRGAVLTTEGFASHDASIMNGKDLSAGAVGDVRRIKNPISLARMVMEKSNHVLLVGDGAEKFAEKQGVGFVPPEYFITDDQKATLKKKLDQINKAGTVGCVVLDKSGNLAAGTSTGGMTGKLPGRLGDAPIIGAGTYANNATCAVSATGWGEKFIKNAVAFRISALMEYKGYNLKQAVKEVLDKNLSPKDGGVIAIDRGGNFEMYYTTPSMFRGVMTSDGIKEIKIWE; this is translated from the coding sequence ATGAAATATCCTGTTCTTTTTATCTTATCATTGCTGATCATTGCGGCAACATTTTTTCTCACACCTGACCAGAAAAAGGACCCGGCCCCCTATGCAATTGTCATCCACGGCGGAGCGGGGAGCGCAAAACCCGACATGACAAACGAAGAAAAACAGGCGCATATATCAGGGCTCGATAAAGCTCTTTCCGCCGGATACCAGATGCTCGGCGAAGGTAAAGATGCTGTCTCCGTGGTGGAAGCAGTTATCCGCATTCTGGAAGATGATTCCCTCTTTAATGCAGGCAGAGGAGCAGTGCTTACCACTGAAGGATTCGCCAGCCATGACGCCAGCATCATGAATGGCAAAGATCTCTCCGCCGGGGCAGTCGGTGATGTAAGGCGTATAAAAAACCCCATTTCACTGGCCCGGATGGTGATGGAAAAATCAAATCACGTCCTCCTTGTTGGCGATGGCGCTGAAAAGTTTGCCGAAAAGCAGGGAGTTGGCTTTGTGCCCCCCGAATACTTCATTACCGACGATCAGAAAGCCACACTAAAAAAGAAGCTTGACCAGATCAACAAAGCCGGAACTGTGGGCTGTGTTGTGCTGGATAAAAGCGGCAATCTTGCGGCAGGAACCTCAACCGGTGGCATGACCGGAAAACTTCCCGGACGTCTCGGTGATGCACCCATCATCGGTGCCGGAACCTACGCTAATAATGCAACCTGCGCGGTCTCAGCAACCGGCTGGGGCGAAAAGTTTATAAAAAATGCAGTAGCTTTCCGCATTTCTGCCCTTATGGAATATAAAGGATACAATCTGAAACAGGCAGTAAAAGAAGTGCTTGATAAAAATCTTTCTCCCAAAGATGGAGGAGTAATCGCAATTGACCGCGGCGGGAATTTTGAAATGTATTACACAACTCCCAGTATGTTCCGCGGAGTTATGACATCAGACGGAATAAAGGAAATTAAAATATGGGAATAA
- a CDS encoding DinB family protein has translation MGIITRPEPGEYSQYYHGYIQSVEGEDIFSVLRQQPSELKELLKGLSEKQCETGYAPGKWSIKELLCHIIDSERVFAYRALRFARKDRTALPGFEQDDYVKFSGANGRSIASLISEFEFLRLSNIELFSSFNNITIHLTGEANHNEISIRALVWIIAGHAAHHMRILKEKYI, from the coding sequence ATGGGAATAATTACCAGACCGGAACCGGGTGAATACAGCCAGTATTATCATGGATATATACAATCCGTGGAGGGGGAGGATATCTTCAGTGTACTCAGGCAGCAGCCTTCAGAACTGAAAGAGCTGCTCAAAGGTCTGAGCGAAAAACAGTGTGAAACCGGGTACGCGCCAGGCAAGTGGAGCATTAAAGAACTCCTCTGCCATATCATTGACAGTGAACGGGTATTTGCCTACCGTGCGCTCCGCTTCGCCAGAAAAGACCGCACAGCACTCCCCGGTTTTGAACAGGATGATTACGTTAAATTCTCCGGTGCAAACGGGCGCAGTATTGCCTCACTCATCAGTGAATTTGAATTTCTCCGGCTTTCAAATATTGAATTATTCTCATCGTTCAATAATATAACCATTCACCTCACAGGCGAAGCAAACCATAATGAAATAAGCATCCGGGCTCTGGTCTGGATCATCGCCGGCCATGCGGCTCACCACATGCGCATTCTCAAAGAAAAATACATTTAA
- a CDS encoding DUF3332 domain-containing protein translates to MKRSFLKKLSLTFLAAVLFVQLSGCYGSFTVTKKLYNWNGKVGDKFVNSAVMWVMFIIPAYEIAGAADLLIFNTIEFWTGKNPVAMNENEKETQYVNTDGSVYRITATQNRFDIVKINGDAAAGEKASLWFDERDGKWYISQNGGEGLMIAEEQGENNSLLTLVYPDQSKLTVDLNQLPPVR, encoded by the coding sequence ATGAAGCGTTCGTTTCTTAAAAAACTTTCCCTCACTTTTCTTGCCGCGGTGCTGTTTGTTCAGCTGAGCGGCTGTTATGGTTCGTTTACCGTAACAAAAAAGCTCTATAACTGGAACGGCAAGGTTGGTGACAAATTTGTCAACTCAGCAGTAATGTGGGTCATGTTTATTATACCTGCTTATGAGATAGCAGGTGCAGCCGATCTGCTGATTTTTAATACTATTGAGTTCTGGACCGGCAAGAATCCGGTTGCCATGAATGAAAATGAAAAAGAAACACAGTACGTCAATACTGACGGAAGCGTTTACAGAATAACCGCCACACAAAACAGATTTGATATTGTTAAAATAAACGGTGATGCCGCGGCAGGGGAAAAGGCCTCCCTCTGGTTTGATGAGCGGGACGGAAAATGGTATATATCACAGAATGGCGGAGAGGGTCTGATGATAGCTGAAGAGCAGGGAGAGAATAATTCGCTGCTGACTCTGGTGTATCCTGATCAGAGCAAGCTTACTGTTGACCTGAATCAGCTTCCGCCGGTCAGATAA
- a CDS encoding outer membrane beta-barrel protein has product MKFIIFALLAVTFQAAAQQSSTIKIGLFDPKVTESGMILGYEGTTPIDERIEMGWSFDWFNKTYVDKRLAEQFNTNYANDIGELNELRAKTNLHGFPVLSALRINFPFDPRTQFYVIGNLGLDFLLVFYRDFNNPAEDDWQLAVDFGWRLGAGVKYKIGSRSDIFIEFNYHNSEPSWEYEVQEPATLTTPARTRVFERSYDMSGLMARAGIKYFY; this is encoded by the coding sequence ATGAAATTTATCATTTTCGCTCTCCTGGCAGTCACTTTCCAGGCGGCGGCTCAGCAGTCCTCAACCATCAAAATAGGGCTTTTTGACCCCAAAGTAACCGAGTCCGGCATGATTCTGGGCTACGAAGGCACCACCCCTATTGACGAACGGATTGAAATGGGTTGGAGCTTTGACTGGTTTAATAAAACTTACGTGGATAAGCGGCTTGCAGAGCAGTTTAATACCAACTACGCAAACGATATCGGAGAGCTTAATGAACTCCGCGCTAAAACAAACCTCCATGGCTTTCCGGTGCTCTCTGCGCTGAGAATAAATTTCCCTTTTGACCCCCGCACGCAGTTTTACGTGATCGGTAATCTCGGCCTTGATTTCCTTCTGGTCTTTTACCGCGATTTTAATAACCCCGCTGAAGATGACTGGCAGCTTGCCGTCGATTTTGGATGGAGACTCGGTGCCGGAGTAAAATACAAAATCGGCTCCCGTTCAGATATCTTTATTGAGTTTAATTACCATAACTCCGAACCAAGCTGGGAGTATGAAGTGCAGGAGCCCGCTACCCTCACCACCCCCGCACGCACCAGGGTGTTTGAGCGCAGTTATGATATGAGCGGACTGATGGCGCGCGCCGGCATTAAATATTTCTATTAA